The Cystobacter fuscus DSM 2262 genome contains a region encoding:
- a CDS encoding TerB family tellurite resistance protein, with protein sequence MSQTTADDRFNIEVLKLMIQLAWSDGRLDARESGLIQGVARSWNVPESEFAALKKLLAHGGTPPAPDLALLRDRPDEVFEAVRALIASDGELRAEEKELIEELRVILGQES encoded by the coding sequence ATGAGCCAAACCACGGCGGACGATCGCTTCAACATCGAAGTGCTCAAGTTGATGATCCAACTGGCCTGGAGTGATGGGCGGCTCGACGCGCGGGAGTCGGGCCTCATCCAGGGCGTGGCGCGCAGCTGGAACGTTCCGGAGTCGGAGTTCGCCGCCCTCAAGAAGCTCCTGGCGCACGGGGGCACGCCCCCCGCGCCCGATCTGGCGCTGCTGCGCGACCGTCCGGACGAGGTCTTCGAGGCGGTGCGCGCCCTCATCGCGAGCGACGGCGAGCTTCGGGCCGAGGAGAAGGAGCTGATCGAGGAGCTGCGCGTCATCCTCGGCCAGGAGTCCTGA
- a CDS encoding peptidyl-prolyl cis-trans isomerase, FKBP-type domain protein, with amino-acid sequence MDSTQKPSPPAKKPFEVPLSLPLARKAAQGSPVQLPPVTAPSLEGLSITVPAPERITAQQIQERFQDLARAHATERMRLRTERIAWGDEVLLNLVGYSNGKLIPFSVRADVWVPLAPAPLLPGLYEQLVGHLPGETVLADILLSQDYPVEALRGQPARFAVQIQAAREVKFPDPASPEFLKAFGRGDTVEAATNSVLKELERETVALLRLQAQEMVLNEVAARTQVDIPEALVDEEIRRRWGSSEGRAVTELKFTEKQQEESLQTWLKDEPTRAAVRHRLRIGLALSAICARDGLTLTQAKVQEVLKAEAAALGIPLEQAAASLREEPHQFARIEQAAWHLMAVEYVMSKAQVRFAGA; translated from the coding sequence ATGGACTCCACCCAGAAACCTTCTCCTCCCGCCAAGAAGCCTTTCGAGGTTCCGCTCTCCCTCCCGCTGGCCCGCAAGGCCGCACAGGGCAGTCCGGTGCAACTGCCTCCAGTGACCGCGCCGTCACTGGAGGGTCTGTCCATCACCGTGCCCGCCCCCGAGCGCATCACCGCCCAGCAGATCCAGGAGCGCTTCCAGGATCTGGCGCGCGCACACGCCACCGAGCGCATGCGTCTGCGCACCGAGCGCATCGCCTGGGGCGACGAGGTGCTGCTCAACCTCGTGGGCTACTCCAACGGCAAGCTCATCCCCTTCAGCGTGCGCGCCGATGTCTGGGTTCCCCTGGCGCCCGCGCCCCTGCTGCCCGGTTTGTACGAGCAGCTGGTGGGCCACCTGCCGGGAGAGACCGTGCTGGCGGACATCCTGCTGAGCCAGGACTACCCCGTCGAGGCGCTGCGCGGTCAGCCCGCGCGCTTCGCCGTGCAGATCCAGGCCGCGCGCGAGGTGAAGTTTCCGGATCCGGCGAGCCCGGAGTTCCTCAAGGCCTTTGGCCGGGGGGACACGGTGGAGGCGGCCACGAACAGCGTGTTGAAGGAGCTGGAGCGGGAGACGGTGGCGTTGCTGCGGCTCCAGGCCCAGGAGATGGTGCTCAACGAGGTGGCTGCCCGCACGCAGGTGGACATCCCCGAGGCGCTCGTGGACGAGGAGATCCGCCGCCGCTGGGGCTCGAGCGAGGGCCGGGCCGTGACCGAGCTCAAGTTCACCGAGAAGCAGCAGGAGGAGTCGCTGCAGACGTGGCTGAAGGACGAGCCCACCCGGGCCGCGGTCCGTCACCGACTGCGCATCGGCCTGGCGCTGAGCGCCATCTGCGCGCGCGACGGCCTCACCCTCACCCAGGCCAAGGTGCAGGAGGTCCTCAAGGCCGAGGCCGCCGCCCTCGGGATTCCGCTGGAGCAGGCCGCCGCCTCCCTGCGCGAGGAGCCGCACCAGTTCGCCCGCATCGAGCAGGCGGCCTGGCACCTGATGGCGGTCGAGTACGTCATGAGCAAGGCCCAGGTCCGCTTCGCGGGCGCCTGA
- a CDS encoding DUF6929 family protein — MPISAPRFRLLAAFLLCLSSGCQERARATKAPRPRRAPPLQLTRSRMLTLPAPEVAGGAAYVSAASGLVRVGDWLHVVADDSLSLASFPLQGEGPGLWVRLFPGELPRDAADRKAVKPDLEALCLVEGLASAPQGALLAVPSGSAPARRRGALIPLQADGRLGGAVREVDFSGLYARLARELGPLNVEGAAWTGKHLWLLNRGNSDEGSDAVVMIAGEGLARALEAGVPPGPELVRDVKRWKLGRTRSVRLSFSDAAPLPDGRVVFTAAAEDTHGPYADGAVVGSAVGMLAPDGTPLWLEHVEGKVKLEGVTARVEQGRLHLWLVSDADDSSVVAPLFELTLDDPPPPSSPGR; from the coding sequence ATGCCCATCTCCGCTCCCCGTTTCCGTCTCCTCGCCGCCTTCCTGCTGTGCCTGTCCTCGGGCTGCCAGGAGAGAGCGCGCGCCACGAAGGCGCCAAGGCCCCGGCGTGCGCCGCCGCTGCAACTCACGCGCTCGCGGATGTTGACCCTCCCGGCGCCCGAGGTGGCCGGGGGCGCGGCCTATGTCTCCGCCGCGAGCGGCCTCGTGCGGGTGGGTGACTGGCTGCATGTCGTCGCGGACGACTCCCTGTCACTCGCCTCCTTTCCACTCCAGGGCGAGGGGCCTGGACTCTGGGTGAGACTCTTTCCGGGCGAGCTGCCCCGGGACGCGGCGGACCGCAAGGCCGTGAAGCCGGACCTGGAGGCGCTCTGTCTCGTGGAGGGCCTCGCCTCGGCGCCCCAGGGAGCCCTGCTGGCGGTTCCCTCCGGGAGCGCCCCGGCGCGGAGGCGTGGGGCGCTGATCCCCCTCCAGGCGGATGGGCGGCTGGGCGGCGCCGTGCGCGAGGTGGACTTCTCGGGCCTGTACGCCCGGCTCGCCCGGGAGCTGGGCCCCCTCAACGTGGAGGGGGCCGCCTGGACGGGCAAACACCTGTGGTTGCTCAACCGGGGCAACAGCGACGAGGGCTCGGACGCCGTGGTGATGATCGCGGGCGAGGGCCTCGCGCGCGCCCTCGAGGCCGGTGTGCCTCCCGGCCCGGAGCTGGTGCGCGACGTGAAGCGCTGGAAGCTGGGCCGGACCCGCTCGGTGCGGCTGTCCTTCTCGGACGCGGCGCCGCTGCCGGACGGTCGCGTCGTCTTCACCGCCGCCGCCGAGGACACCCATGGTCCCTATGCCGATGGCGCCGTGGTGGGCTCGGCCGTGGGCATGCTGGCCCCGGACGGCACGCCCCTGTGGCTCGAGCACGTGGAGGGCAAGGTGAAGCTGGAGGGCGTGACGGCGCGGGTGGAGCAGGGCCGTCTGCACCTGTGGCTCGTCTCGGACGCGGATGACTCCTCCGTCGTCGCGCCCCTGTTCGAGCTCACCCTGGATGATCCTCCGCCCCCCTCGTCTCCGGGCCGCTAG
- a CDS encoding U32 family peptidase, giving the protein MPPRRPEILAPAGDLESLRAALASGADAVYFGLDEGFNARARADNFSLARLPETMALVHRAGARAYLTLNTLIFEPELPGVERLLRGVAAAGVDALIVQDPAIALLARAICPQLELHASTQMTVSSAEGMRFARGLGVTRVVVPRELSTAEIRRLAEHTDMELEVFIHGALCVSWSGQCLTSEAWGGRSANRGQCAQSCRMPYDLVVDGQTRELGEVRYLLSPKDLAGVRAVPDLVDIGVHSLKIEGRLKGAQYVTTTVQGYRRWVDGVVAGRPDEKQLASDLADMSLTYSRGLSNGFLGGSDHQTLVEGRFPKHRGLYLGRVRSVSGKEVLVTPEERPWTGALGLGEERPQGPEGKVSSPLPGEQPTPAAVELRPGMGVVFDAGTPEDKHEPGGPIFRVDRRGNGWVLGFGHPGPDLNRVAPGQRVWLNSDPALARRTEAQLAQGEPEGRVHLTLQVSGAEGTPLRVRASAWGHEVSAESPTPLTPSKGKGLDEALLRDKLGACGGTPFTLAHLDLTGLTSGMHLPVSELKALRRDVVAALTPLVEKGPVRTVTQTPVLESVRTALLSRVAGQAVEEGAHAGPRLLPLCRDDAQLEAVIAAGLREVELDWMEMVGLQRAVERARAAGLRVTIATVRVQKPGEEGYDARLDKLRPDAVLVRHWGAMMHFLERPSGQPRPVLHGDFSLNVTNSVTAAHLLGLGLDTLTCSHDLDETQLFALLEHAPAHRFTVALHHHIATFHTEHCVYSHTLSNGRDYRSCGRPCERHQVSLRDRIGLEHPVIVDVGCRNTVFNAQAQSAASLVPRLLERGVRRFRVEFVRESQAEAARVLAAYQELLAGRCAPAEAVRRAAVHEQFGVTRGTMKVLG; this is encoded by the coding sequence ATGCCTCCCCGACGCCCTGAAATCCTCGCGCCCGCGGGGGACCTCGAGTCCCTGCGCGCCGCGCTCGCCAGCGGAGCGGACGCCGTCTATTTCGGACTCGACGAGGGCTTCAACGCCCGGGCCCGCGCCGACAACTTCTCGCTCGCCCGGCTGCCGGAGACGATGGCGCTCGTCCACCGCGCCGGTGCCCGCGCCTACCTCACGCTCAACACCCTCATCTTCGAGCCCGAGCTGCCCGGGGTGGAGCGGCTGCTGCGCGGCGTGGCCGCGGCGGGCGTGGACGCGCTCATCGTGCAGGACCCGGCCATCGCCCTGCTCGCGCGCGCCATCTGTCCCCAGCTCGAGCTGCACGCCTCCACGCAGATGACCGTCTCCAGCGCCGAGGGCATGCGCTTCGCCCGGGGCCTGGGCGTCACCCGGGTCGTCGTCCCCCGCGAGCTGTCCACCGCGGAGATCCGCCGGCTGGCCGAGCACACGGACATGGAGCTGGAGGTCTTCATCCACGGCGCGTTGTGCGTGTCCTGGAGCGGCCAATGCCTCACCAGCGAGGCGTGGGGCGGGCGCTCGGCCAACCGGGGCCAGTGCGCCCAGTCGTGCCGGATGCCGTATGACCTGGTGGTGGATGGACAGACGCGCGAGCTGGGAGAGGTGCGCTACCTGCTCAGCCCCAAGGATCTGGCGGGCGTGCGCGCCGTGCCCGACCTGGTGGACATCGGGGTCCACAGCCTGAAGATCGAGGGCCGCCTCAAGGGCGCGCAGTACGTGACCACCACCGTGCAGGGCTACCGGCGGTGGGTGGACGGCGTCGTGGCGGGCCGGCCCGACGAGAAGCAGCTCGCGAGCGACCTGGCCGACATGTCCCTCACGTACAGCCGCGGCCTGTCCAATGGCTTTCTCGGGGGCTCGGATCACCAGACGCTCGTCGAGGGCCGCTTTCCCAAGCACCGGGGCCTGTACCTGGGCCGCGTGCGCTCCGTGTCGGGCAAGGAGGTGCTCGTCACCCCCGAGGAGCGTCCGTGGACGGGCGCGCTCGGCCTGGGCGAAGAGCGCCCCCAGGGGCCCGAGGGCAAGGTGTCCTCGCCCCTCCCCGGCGAGCAGCCCACCCCCGCCGCCGTGGAGCTCCGTCCGGGCATGGGCGTCGTCTTCGACGCGGGCACGCCCGAGGACAAGCACGAGCCGGGCGGCCCCATCTTCCGCGTGGACCGGCGCGGCAATGGCTGGGTGCTCGGCTTCGGGCACCCGGGGCCGGACCTGAACCGCGTGGCGCCCGGCCAGCGCGTGTGGCTCAACAGCGACCCCGCCCTCGCCCGCCGCACGGAAGCGCAGCTCGCCCAGGGCGAGCCCGAGGGCCGCGTCCACCTCACGCTCCAGGTGTCCGGCGCCGAGGGCACCCCGCTGCGCGTGCGCGCGAGCGCCTGGGGCCACGAGGTCTCCGCCGAGAGCCCCACCCCGCTCACGCCCTCCAAGGGCAAGGGCCTGGACGAGGCGCTGCTGCGCGACAAGCTGGGCGCCTGCGGCGGCACGCCCTTCACCCTCGCGCACCTGGACCTCACCGGGCTGACGTCGGGCATGCACCTGCCCGTCTCCGAGCTCAAGGCGCTGCGCCGCGACGTGGTGGCCGCGCTCACCCCGCTCGTGGAGAAGGGCCCCGTGCGCACCGTGACGCAGACGCCAGTGCTCGAGTCCGTGCGCACCGCGTTGCTCTCCCGCGTCGCCGGACAAGCCGTGGAGGAGGGAGCCCACGCGGGCCCGCGCCTGCTGCCCCTGTGCCGCGACGACGCGCAGTTGGAGGCGGTCATCGCCGCCGGCCTGCGCGAGGTGGAGCTGGATTGGATGGAGATGGTGGGCCTGCAGCGGGCGGTGGAGCGGGCGCGCGCGGCCGGGCTGCGCGTGACGATCGCCACCGTGCGCGTGCAGAAGCCGGGCGAGGAGGGCTACGACGCGCGCCTGGACAAGCTGCGGCCCGACGCGGTGCTCGTGCGCCACTGGGGCGCGATGATGCACTTCCTCGAGCGCCCTTCTGGCCAGCCGCGCCCGGTGCTGCACGGGGACTTCTCGCTCAACGTCACCAACTCGGTGACGGCGGCGCACCTGCTCGGCCTGGGGCTGGACACGCTCACGTGCTCGCACGACCTGGACGAGACGCAGCTCTTCGCCCTGCTGGAGCACGCCCCCGCGCACCGCTTCACCGTGGCGCTGCACCACCACATCGCCACCTTCCACACCGAGCACTGCGTGTACTCGCACACCCTGTCCAACGGGCGCGACTACCGCAGCTGTGGCCGCCCCTGCGAGCGCCACCAGGTCTCCCTGAGAGATCGCATCGGGCTGGAGCACCCGGTCATCGTGGACGTGGGCTGCCGCAACACGGTGTTCAACGCCCAGGCCCAGAGCGCGGCCTCGCTGGTGCCCAGGCTGCTGGAGCGGGGCGTGCGCCGCTTCCGCGTCGAGTTCGTCCGCGAGTCCCAGGCCGAGGCCGCGCGCGTGCTCGCCGCCTATCAGGAGCTGCTCGCGGGCCGGTGCGCCCCCGCCGAGGCGGTGCGGCGCGCGGCGGTGCACGAGCAGTTCGGCGTGACGCGGGGCACCATGAAGGTGCTCGGCTGA
- a CDS encoding PIG-L deacetylase family protein translates to MWPPDESQQQEPREGEDGVAGVLGALLPAQALRGSTLFVTAHPDDTVRGASWLLRRSPHAHVVHITPSTPESHAPLPEQASFEALSLAGLGPERLLFLGTMDRTASQELVTLTECLVALLKALRPTLLVVHPYEGGHPDHDAAAFISHAAVALLVRGGRTPPSLLEMAVPTCGHLGPHPIGFQSTRDDRPVATVALSAGDRALKQRMLACHASPGWDSGSASSAPEHYRLAPRYDFTRPPHAGRLLYEVPTPGMTAVRWRQLARRALEQLKLTEASAH, encoded by the coding sequence ATGTGGCCTCCCGATGAATCCCAGCAACAGGAGCCGCGGGAGGGCGAGGACGGCGTGGCCGGAGTGCTCGGAGCGCTGCTGCCGGCCCAGGCCCTGCGGGGCTCCACGCTCTTCGTGACGGCTCATCCGGACGACACGGTGCGAGGGGCGTCCTGGCTGTTGCGCCGCAGCCCCCACGCGCACGTCGTCCACATCACCCCCAGCACACCCGAGTCCCACGCCCCTCTCCCCGAGCAAGCCTCCTTCGAGGCCCTGTCGCTCGCCGGACTGGGCCCGGAACGGCTGTTGTTCCTGGGAACGATGGATCGCACGGCGAGCCAGGAGCTCGTCACCCTCACCGAATGCCTGGTGGCCCTGCTCAAGGCCCTGCGCCCGACCCTCCTCGTCGTCCACCCCTACGAGGGAGGACACCCCGACCATGACGCCGCCGCCTTCATCTCACATGCGGCCGTGGCCCTGCTCGTGCGGGGCGGGCGCACGCCGCCCTCGCTCCTGGAGATGGCCGTCCCCACCTGCGGACACCTGGGGCCCCACCCCATCGGCTTCCAGTCCACGCGGGACGACCGGCCCGTGGCCACCGTGGCCCTGTCCGCGGGGGATCGCGCCCTCAAGCAGCGGATGCTCGCCTGCCATGCCTCGCCCGGGTGGGATTCGGGCTCCGCGTCGAGCGCGCCGGAGCACTACCGGCTCGCGCCCCGCTACGACTTCACCCGGCCTCCGCACGCGGGGAGGCTGCTGTATGAAGTGCCCACACCGGGGATGACGGCGGTGCGCTGGCGACAGTTGGCGCGCCGGGCGCTGGAGCAGCTCAAGCTCACGGAAGCTTCTGCTCACTGA
- a CDS encoding M28 family peptidase, producing the protein MKSWSTALLALALGSCVSRPALDEAALARVRGFGEGVEQARLMADVNALAAAHLEDTPLSCDLFEPGTDSKYMPVCHLTRERSFQWMRERLESLGLRVTTQTTDDPRFPTTNLIAELPGTEHPEEIILVGAHYDAYYQGADDNSSGVAALLEIARLASGQRFKRTVRFIGFDLEELGLVGSTRYVQSSPGERIVASIVFDCIGYRSTEPGSQHGLPGFPLPPKGDFIAVIANEASRSRMEEMHALSGRLGLVPVIGISTPGNGSGAASGNLMRSDHAPFWLAGQNALFLTDTANFRNPNYHQDTDVPATLDADFLTGVTRLSAAGLAYWAEGPLP; encoded by the coding sequence ATGAAGTCCTGGTCCACCGCCCTCCTGGCCCTCGCCCTGGGCTCCTGTGTCTCGCGTCCCGCGCTGGACGAAGCCGCGCTCGCGCGCGTGCGCGGCTTCGGCGAGGGGGTGGAGCAGGCGCGCCTCATGGCCGACGTGAACGCCCTCGCCGCCGCGCACCTGGAGGACACGCCGCTGTCGTGCGACCTCTTCGAGCCCGGGACGGACTCCAAATACATGCCCGTGTGCCACCTCACCCGGGAGCGCAGCTTCCAGTGGATGCGCGAGCGCCTGGAGTCGCTCGGCCTGCGCGTCACCACGCAGACCACGGACGACCCCCGCTTTCCCACCACCAACCTCATCGCCGAGCTGCCGGGCACCGAGCACCCCGAGGAGATCATCCTGGTGGGTGCCCACTACGACGCGTACTACCAGGGAGCGGATGACAACAGCTCGGGTGTGGCCGCCCTGTTGGAGATCGCGCGGCTGGCCTCGGGTCAGCGCTTCAAGCGCACCGTGCGCTTCATCGGCTTCGATCTGGAGGAGCTCGGCCTGGTGGGCAGCACGCGCTATGTCCAGTCGTCCCCGGGCGAGCGCATCGTCGCGTCGATCGTCTTCGACTGCATTGGCTACCGGAGCACGGAGCCGGGCTCGCAGCACGGGCTGCCGGGCTTTCCCCTGCCCCCCAAGGGAGACTTCATCGCCGTCATCGCCAACGAGGCCTCGCGCTCGCGGATGGAGGAGATGCACGCGCTGAGTGGCCGGCTCGGGCTCGTGCCAGTGATTGGCATCTCCACCCCCGGCAATGGCTCCGGTGCGGCCTCGGGCAACCTCATGCGCAGCGATCACGCCCCCTTCTGGCTCGCCGGACAGAACGCCCTGTTCCTCACCGACACCGCCAACTTCCGCAACCCGAACTACCACCAGGACACCGACGTGCCCGCCACCCTCGACGCGGACTTCCTCACCGGCGTCACCCGGCTGTCCGCCGCCGGGCTCGCCTACTGGGCCGAGGGCCCCCTGCCATGA
- a CDS encoding prephenate dehydrogenase/arogenate dehydrogenase family protein, with the protein MGYGRFGRALGGLLEEAGVPYRALDPAVDIPEPHRSPSLPALIADATHLVVAVPVAHMRALLQRMSPHLRPEQLVLDVGSVKVKPVHAMAEVLGARVPWVGTHPLFGPLSLAMAERPLRVVVCPNPLHPAAAPEAVRFFARLGCEIIEQSPEGHDRVMAHTHALTFFVAKGMVDAGSGLDVPFAPASFQALSRTIQLVRSDAGHLFSAIQHDNPFAREARGHLLEALGNVHRELDALPAEAPPSDAPPLTLPTLDSGLPELRETRELIDQIDQELVELLARRAELSRRALRTKAEAGQPVPDPAREDAMIASRRAWASERGLEPDGVEAIFRAILRFSRRDQHRGG; encoded by the coding sequence GTGGGATACGGACGTTTCGGCCGCGCGCTCGGAGGACTGCTGGAGGAGGCGGGGGTGCCCTACCGCGCCCTGGACCCCGCGGTGGACATCCCCGAACCCCACCGCTCCCCGTCGCTTCCCGCGTTGATCGCGGACGCCACCCACCTGGTGGTGGCGGTGCCCGTGGCGCACATGCGCGCGCTGCTCCAGCGGATGAGCCCCCACCTGCGGCCCGAGCAGCTCGTGCTGGACGTGGGCAGCGTCAAGGTGAAGCCCGTGCACGCCATGGCCGAGGTGCTCGGCGCCCGGGTGCCCTGGGTGGGGACGCATCCACTCTTCGGCCCCCTCAGCCTCGCCATGGCCGAGCGGCCCCTGCGCGTGGTGGTGTGCCCCAACCCGCTCCACCCCGCCGCCGCGCCCGAGGCCGTGCGCTTCTTCGCGCGCCTGGGCTGCGAGATCATCGAGCAGAGCCCCGAGGGGCATGATCGGGTGATGGCGCACACCCACGCGCTCACCTTCTTCGTGGCCAAGGGCATGGTGGACGCGGGCTCGGGGCTGGACGTGCCCTTCGCGCCCGCCAGCTTCCAGGCGCTCTCGCGCACCATCCAGCTCGTGCGCTCGGACGCCGGACACCTCTTCAGCGCCATCCAGCACGACAACCCCTTCGCGCGCGAGGCCCGGGGACACCTGCTCGAGGCGCTCGGCAACGTCCACCGGGAGCTGGACGCGCTGCCCGCCGAGGCGCCCCCCTCGGACGCGCCGCCGCTCACCCTGCCCACGCTCGACTCGGGCCTGCCGGAGCTGCGCGAGACGCGGGAGCTGATCGATCAAATCGATCAGGAGCTGGTGGAGCTGCTCGCGCGGCGGGCGGAGCTGTCCCGGCGGGCGCTGCGCACCAAGGCCGAGGCGGGGCAGCCCGTGCCCGACCCGGCCCGCGAGGACGCGATGATCGCCTCGCGCCGCGCGTGGGCCTCCGAGCGGGGCCTGGAGCCGGATGGGGTGGAGGCCATCTTCCGCGCCATCCTGCGCTTCTCACGGCGGGACCAACATCGCGGCGGGTGA
- the traC gene encoding outer membrane exchange accessory lipoprotein TraC, translating into MRSLSTRSPCPPTRRLGLLALSLFALLAAVGCSTFARAVKEGDTLTTQRQWSQAEAAYQRALAAEPGNSEAKVKLRDMRRLWSAEVFQAAKARHAEGDLAAATPLLVRALELDEGNAEVGALLAQTLDTRVEGAQKALQAEKLQEARAEFDAVLAVDAEHAAARKGVTAVRTAWARRWFSTAKRLEDEGKLGNALLAYVRADQELAGATQARERAEAVRRLLQDEVAFMVVTAPADDKASAPDVAQRLSPGRLAAMLPQEVPIRVITTEAPKNHEGVRLGMALERVLPVKSVEQGQRSTRYLLTNKAVPNPRRFELETALLTEERKLEEVERKMGGVLREYLRRQDELVQAREVAGRCRDRERKACSKALAECTEAITRVKPGHVPRECDPSLCNPQCEQEERAYAQRAATAGELEQRLEGAQESAEAQRREVQRGRDAWYREPLTVEEPVYADYPYDVELHKLTLTATVTERLVDLAKDSAGASPHTEDYAALHEDSSNKAYDKVGVLADPVQLRSEAELRVEAGDKAIAAIAARVKERFDAYRQRRVEDARRGLVRPSSEDVVETAVRALLLTADEPPQDILQTIAKARGLEHPEALLGR; encoded by the coding sequence GTGCGTTCCCTGTCTACCCGCTCGCCGTGTCCCCCCACCCGTCGGCTGGGGCTGCTCGCCCTGTCGCTGTTCGCCCTGCTCGCCGCGGTGGGATGTTCGACTTTCGCCCGCGCCGTGAAGGAGGGCGACACGCTCACCACCCAGCGCCAGTGGAGCCAGGCGGAGGCCGCCTACCAGCGGGCGCTCGCCGCGGAGCCCGGCAACTCGGAGGCGAAGGTGAAGCTGCGCGACATGCGCCGGCTGTGGAGCGCCGAGGTGTTCCAGGCCGCCAAGGCCAGACACGCCGAGGGAGACCTGGCCGCGGCCACGCCGCTGCTGGTGCGCGCGCTCGAGCTGGACGAGGGCAACGCCGAGGTGGGCGCGCTGCTCGCCCAGACGCTGGATACGCGGGTGGAGGGCGCCCAGAAGGCGCTCCAGGCCGAGAAGCTGCAGGAGGCCCGGGCGGAGTTCGACGCGGTGCTGGCGGTGGACGCCGAGCACGCGGCGGCGCGCAAGGGCGTGACGGCGGTGCGCACGGCATGGGCGCGCCGGTGGTTCTCCACGGCGAAGCGGCTGGAGGACGAGGGCAAGCTGGGCAACGCGCTCCTGGCGTACGTGCGCGCGGACCAGGAGCTCGCGGGGGCCACGCAGGCGCGCGAGCGCGCCGAGGCGGTGCGCCGTCTGCTCCAGGACGAGGTGGCCTTCATGGTGGTGACCGCGCCGGCGGATGACAAGGCCAGCGCGCCGGACGTGGCGCAGCGGCTGTCGCCCGGACGGCTCGCGGCGATGCTGCCGCAGGAGGTGCCCATCCGCGTCATCACCACCGAGGCGCCCAAGAATCACGAGGGCGTGCGCCTGGGCATGGCGCTGGAGCGGGTGTTGCCGGTGAAGTCGGTGGAGCAGGGCCAGCGCTCGACGCGCTACCTGCTCACGAACAAGGCCGTGCCCAATCCGCGCCGCTTCGAGCTGGAGACGGCCCTGCTCACCGAGGAGCGCAAGCTGGAGGAGGTGGAGCGCAAGATGGGAGGCGTGCTGCGCGAGTACCTGCGCCGGCAGGACGAGCTGGTGCAGGCGCGCGAGGTGGCCGGGCGCTGCCGCGACCGCGAGCGCAAGGCGTGCAGCAAGGCCCTGGCCGAGTGCACCGAGGCCATCACCCGCGTGAAGCCCGGGCATGTGCCCCGCGAGTGCGACCCCTCGCTGTGCAATCCGCAGTGTGAGCAGGAGGAGCGCGCCTACGCCCAACGCGCCGCGACGGCCGGGGAGCTGGAGCAGCGGCTGGAGGGCGCGCAGGAGAGCGCCGAGGCCCAGCGGCGCGAGGTGCAGCGCGGCCGGGACGCCTGGTACCGCGAGCCGCTCACGGTGGAGGAGCCCGTCTACGCGGACTACCCCTATGACGTGGAGCTGCACAAGCTGACCCTCACGGCGACCGTCACCGAGCGCCTGGTGGACCTGGCCAAGGACTCCGCGGGCGCCTCGCCCCACACCGAGGACTACGCGGCGCTGCACGAGGACTCGTCGAACAAGGCCTATGACAAGGTGGGCGTGCTGGCGGACCCCGTGCAACTGCGCAGCGAGGCGGAGCTGCGCGTGGAGGCGGGGGACAAGGCCATCGCCGCCATCGCCGCGCGGGTGAAGGAGCGCTTCGACGCCTACCGCCAGCGCCGCGTGGAGGACGCGCGCCGGGGCCTGGTGCGTCCCAGCTCCGAGGACGTGGTGGAGACGGCGGTGCGGGCGCTGCTGCTCACCGCGGACGAGCCCCCCCAGGACATCCTCCAGACGATCGCCAAGGCCCGGGGGCTCGAGCACCCCGAGGCCCTGCTCGGGCGCTAG